A region from the Palaemon carinicauda isolate YSFRI2023 chromosome 9, ASM3689809v2, whole genome shotgun sequence genome encodes:
- the LOC137646451 gene encoding high mobility group nucleosome-binding domain-containing protein 5-like yields the protein MNGLTRKSGRDDGIESGRKKHEDMKNATTGQSFRDDGMNHWEIKKAMTEQNGRYGGIEYERKNHKEGMKVLTRQSGEDGIESGRRKHSETKKAQKGQKKETRELNVGEGSSKKDDGTESGRREHGETKKTLTRHSGRDDGIESGRRNHGETKKALTGQNRRYGGIESERKNHKESMKVKTRKSGEKMELNLGEGSMGRLKKSLSGQSRTDDEIESGRKMHRDTKKQATTGQGGGYDGIESGGKKNRENMKVLI from the exons ATGAATGGCCTAACTAGAAAGAGTGGAAGAGATGATGGTATTGAATCTGGGAGAAAGAAACATGAGGACATGAAAAATGCTACGACTGGACAGAGTTTTAGAGATGATGGAAT GAACCATTGGGAGATTAAAAAAGCTATGACTGAACAGAATGGAAGATATGGAGGAATTGAATATGAGAGAAAGAATCATAAGGAGGGCATGAAAGTCTTAACTAGACAGAGTGGAGAAGATGGAATTGAATCTGGTAGAAGGAAACATTCGGAGACTAAAAAAGCTCAGAAAGGACAAAAGAAAGAAACGAGGGAATTAAATGTGGGAGAAGGAAGT AGTAAAAAAGATGATGGAACTGAATCTGGAAGAAGGGAGCATGGGGAGACTAAAAAAACTCTGACTAGACACAGTGGAAGAGATGATGGAATTGAATCTGGGAGAAGGAACCATGGAGAGACTAAAAAAGCCTTGACTGGACAGAATAGAAGATATGGAGGAATTGAATCTGAGAGAAAAAATCATAAGGAGAGCATGAAAGTCAAGACTAGAAAGAGTGGAGAGAAGATGGAATTGAATCTGGGAGAAGGAAGTATGGGGAGACTAAAAAAATCTCTGAGTGGACAGAGCAGGACAGATGATGAAATTGAATCTGGGAGAAAGATGCATAGAGACACTAAAAAACAAGCTACTACTGGACAGGGTGGAGGATATGATGGAATTGAATCTGGGGGAAAGAAGAATAGAGAGAATATGAAAGTCCTGATCTGA
- the LOC137646452 gene encoding uncharacterized protein produces the protein MNGLTRKSGRDDGIESGRKKHEDMKNATTGQSFRDDGMNHWEIKKAMTEQNGRYGGIEYERKNHKEGMKVLTRQSGEDGIESGRRKHSETKKAQKGQKKETRELNVGEGSSLTDGGIESVRTNHGETLKFITGQSKKDDGTESGRREHGETKKTLTRHSGRDDGIESGRRNHGETKKALTGQNRRYGGIESERKNHKESMKVKTRKSGEKMELNLGEGSMGRLKKSLSGQSRTDDEIESGRKMHRDTKKQATTGQGGRYDGIESGGKKNRENMKVLI, from the exons ATGAATGGCCTAACTAGAAAGAGTGGAAGAGATGATGGTATTGAATCTGGGAGAAAGAAACATGAGGACATGAAAAATGCTACGACTGGACAGAGTTTTAGAGATGATGGAAT GAACCATTGGGAGATTAAAAAAGCTATGACTGAACAGAATGGAAGATATGGAGGAATTGAATATGAGAGAAAGAATCATAAGGAGGGCATGAAAGTCTTAACTAGACAGAGTGGAGAAGATGGAATTGAATCTGGTAGAAGGAAACATTCGGAGACTAAAAAAGCTCAGAAAGGACAAAAGAAAGAAACGAGGGAATTAAATGTGGGAGAAGGAAGT AGTTTAACAGATGGTGGAATTGAATCTGTGAGAACAAACCACGGAGAGACTCTAAAATTTATAACTGGGCAGAGTAAAAAAGATGATGGAACTGAATCTGGAAGAAGGGAGCATGGGGAGACTAAAAAAACTCTGACTAGACACAGTGGAAGAGATGATGGAATTGAATCTGGGAGAAGGAACCATGGAGAGACTAAAAAAGCCTTGACTGGACAGAATAGAAGATATGGAGGAATTGAATCTGAGAGAAAAAATCATAAGGAGAGCATGAAAGTCAAGACTAGAAAGAGTGGAGAGAAGATGGAATTGAATCTGGGAGAAGGAAGTATGGGGAGACTAAAAAAATCTCTGAGTGGACAGAGCAGGACAGATGATGAAATTGAATCTGGGAGAAAGATGCATAGAGACACTAAAAAACAAGCTACTACTGGACAGGGTGGAAGATATGATGGAATTGAATCTGGGGGAAAGAAGAATAGAGAGAATATGAAAGTCCTGATCTGA